In Planctomycetia bacterium, one DNA window encodes the following:
- a CDS encoding sigma-54-dependent Fis family transcriptional regulator: protein MSKPRILIIEDEKLIRWSLLQRFQEEGYAVEEAATADEGLAKLAAATFDLVMLDYKLPDRTGLEVLRKIREQDTEIVVLMMTAYSNVDNAVEAMRLGAYDYVSKPFKMDALMLTVAKVLETTRLRRELRDLRGQMQERFGFDRILGRCPAMARLFELIRDVASSGSSTVFLRGESGTGKDLVAKTIHYNSDRAGRPFMNITCTALSEHLLESELFGHERGAFTDAKQRKKGLLELADGGTVFLDEVGDMPPALQAKLLRFLEERAFRRVGGTTDLTVDVRVIAATNRDVNKLIAEGKFREDLFYRLNIIAVDLPPLRERGDDIRLLADYYVGTFAKEFRRDVRGLVPAAVEKLMRYTWPGNVRELRNAMERAVLLCKQPMIGPEDLVIGHGASANGNSVQFELPPGGVSLKDVEESLVRQALAMTDNNQTRAAKLLHLTRDQLRYRMDQYGLLKSHQASEA from the coding sequence ATGAGCAAACCACGCATTCTCATCATCGAAGACGAAAAGCTCATCCGCTGGTCGTTGTTGCAGCGCTTCCAGGAAGAGGGTTACGCCGTCGAGGAAGCGGCGACGGCCGACGAAGGCCTCGCCAAGCTCGCCGCGGCGACCTTCGATCTCGTCATGCTCGATTACAAGCTGCCTGACCGCACCGGCCTCGAGGTGCTGCGCAAGATCCGCGAGCAGGATACCGAGATCGTCGTGCTCATGATGACGGCCTACAGCAACGTCGATAACGCCGTCGAGGCCATGCGCCTGGGCGCCTACGACTACGTCAGCAAGCCATTCAAGATGGACGCCCTGATGCTCACCGTCGCAAAGGTGCTGGAGACGACCCGCCTGCGCCGCGAGCTGCGCGATCTGCGCGGTCAGATGCAGGAACGCTTTGGATTCGACCGTATCCTCGGGCGCTGCCCGGCCATGGCACGGTTGTTCGAGCTGATCCGCGACGTGGCGAGCAGCGGTTCGTCCACCGTGTTTCTTCGCGGCGAGAGCGGCACCGGCAAGGACCTCGTCGCCAAGACGATTCACTACAATTCCGACCGCGCCGGGCGACCGTTCATGAACATCACCTGCACCGCCCTATCGGAGCACCTGCTGGAAAGCGAGCTGTTCGGCCACGAGCGCGGGGCCTTCACCGATGCCAAGCAGCGCAAAAAGGGGCTGCTCGAACTGGCCGACGGCGGCACGGTGTTCCTCGACGAAGTCGGCGACATGCCGCCCGCGTTGCAGGCCAAGCTTCTGCGTTTCCTCGAAGAGCGCGCGTTTCGGCGTGTCGGCGGCACGACGGACCTCACCGTGGACGTGCGCGTGATCGCGGCGACCAATCGCGACGTGAACAAGCTGATCGCCGAGGGCAAGTTCCGCGAGGACCTGTTCTATCGGCTGAACATCATCGCCGTCGATCTGCCGCCGCTGCGCGAGCGGGGCGACGACATTCGACTTCTGGCGGATTATTACGTCGGGACGTTCGCGAAGGAGTTCCGGCGCGACGTGCGCGGGCTGGTGCCGGCGGCCGTCGAGAAACTGATGCGATACACCTGGCCCGGAAACGTGCGCGAGCTGCGCAACGCCATGGAACGCGCTGTGCTGCTATGCAAACAACCTATGATCGGTCCCGAAGACCTCGTCATCGGCCATGGGGCCAGTGCAAACGGCAACTCCGTGCAATTCGAATTGCCGCCCGGCGGCGTGAGCCTGAAAGATGTCGAGGAATCCCTCGTGCGCCAGGCCCTGGCGATGACCGACAACAATCAGACCCGCGCGGCGAAACTGCTGCATCTCACCCGCGACCAGTTGCGCTACCGCATGGATCAATACGGATTGCTGAAGAGCCATCAGGCCAGCGAGGCATAG